TAGGTAATGTATCTCCCACATAGCGCTTTGGAATCCACCCAAGCTCCTTTTTTGCAAGGCTAATATCGAGCACATAATTGATATCAGCAAGGTCTACCATCCAAGGCTTAATGTAAGATTGCCCAGTTAAGTTTTGTAGCCATGCACCAATTTTTGCAATAGGCTTTGGAATACGTACAGTTGTCCAATCAATACCAAAAAGTAGTTTTCCAATAGCTTTTTGGATGCTATCGTAACTCATCGTTCTATCTTCTCCAACAAGCGCAAAAAATTCTTTTGGAAGAGATGCTCTTTTCTTAAAAGAGAGTTCGATGCAATCAACAAGGTCATCCATATGCAGATAAGATGTACCCCTTGAAGTGTCACCTGGATAAACTTTGCTTGCAAATTGCTTTTCATAAATGCGTTGAATTTGAGTGGAGAGTGGTATCGAATTACAATAATCATCATAAACACCTGCAATGCGTAGCACCACAATAGGAATATTACCCCTCTCTCTTCTCATTAGAGCTTCTGTTTCAATTTTAGATTTTGGATAATCCCAAAGCCCTTTTAAAGGAGAATTTTCATTGATAGTCGTTCCTGGCTCGCAAGGTGCGTGAATGAGCATCGTGCTGGAAAATAAAAA
This DNA window, taken from Chlamydiales bacterium, encodes the following:
- a CDS encoding NAD(P)-dependent oxidoreductase, with the protein product MAKEVVIVTGSSGRIGTNVAERLCSQYQVVGFDYVSSALTPASMDYVKVDLESDESVKNGFKHVREKYGDHIVSVIHLAAYYNFTGDPSEKYETITVQGTGRMLRELQNFRCEQFLFSSTMLIHAPCEPGTTINENSPLKGLWDYPKSKIETEALMRRERGNIPIVVLRIAGVYDDYCNSIPLSTQIQRIYEKQFASKVYPGDTSRGTSYLHMDDLVDCIELSFKKRASLPKEFFALVGEDRTMSYDSIQKAIGKLLFGIDWTTVRIPKPIAKIGAWLQNLTGQSYIKPWMVDLADINYVLDISLAKKELGWIPKRYVGDTLPKMIDALRKDPVKWYKHHKLVMPSWVEKKAAP